In the Henningerozyma blattae CBS 6284 chromosome 8, complete genome genome, one interval contains:
- the ZRT2 gene encoding low-affinity Zn(2+) transporter ZRT2 (similar to Saccharomyces cerevisiae ZRT2 (YLR130C); ancestral locus Anc_8.325), producing MLDAQTLLDVIVKRHGADDDSDHVPACETSNDYDGRMNLRILSVFILLISSGIGVNFPILASQYSFIRLPKWCFFIAKFFGSGVIIATAFVHLLEPAADALGNACLGGTFAEYPWAFGICLMSLFFLFFTEIISHHIIDQRLAKEHGHGHDEEHAAIERVDTIECCEENSCDEEPNPMVIQEENSATTYIDSKNKDEKKAADVQINEHLQYDSQEKTVDLENSISHHDGMTRAEREQYLNQLVAVMVLEAGVIVHSVFIGLSLAVTGDNFVTLFIVLTFHQMFEGLGLGTRVAETPWPKSKRMTPWLMALAFTLTTPVAVAIGLGVRNSWVPGSRTSLIANGIFDAISAGILIYTGLVELMAHEFLYSGQFKGENGLKQMLSAYFVMCCGAALMALLGKWA from the coding sequence ATGCTAGATGCCCAAACCCTCCTGGACGTTATTGTGAAAAGGCACGGAGCTGACGACGATTCGGACCATGTGCCAGCGTGTGAGACTTCCAACGATTATGACGGGCGCATGAATCTTCGTATTCTGTCTGTGTTTATTCTGCTGATCTCATCAGGGATCGGGGTCAACTTCCCGATCTTGGCGTCTCAATACTCGTTTATTCGCCTGCCTAAATggtgtttttttattgccAAGTTTTTTGGTTCGGgtgttattattgctaCTGCATTCGTCCATTTATTGGAGCCTGCCGCTGATGCCCTGGGGAATGCCTGTCTTGGTGGAACTTTTGCCGAGTACCCTTGGGCCTTCGGGATCTGTTTGATGTCGttgtttttcttgttttttaCAGAAATCATTTCCCATCATATTATTGATCAAAGGTTGGCCAAGGAACATGGACATGGCCATGACGAAGAACATGCCGCAATTGAGCGTGTTGATACTATCGAATGTTGTGAAGAAAATAGTTGTGATGAAGAACCAAATCCAATGGTTATTCAAGAAGAGAATTCCGCCACTACTTATATAGATTCGAAAAATAAGGATGAAAAGAAAGCTGCTGATGTTCAAATTAACGAACATTTACAATACGATTCTCAAGAAAAGACTGTTGATTTGGAGAATTCTATTTCTCATCATGATGGGATGACTAGAGCTGAAAGAGAACAATATTTGAACCAATTGGTTGCTGTGATGGTTTTGGAAGCAGGTGTTATTGTTCATTCCGTCTTTATTGGTCTTTCTCTAGCGGTCACTGGTGACAATTTCGTCACTTTATTCATTGTCCTGACTTTCCATCAAATGTTTGAAGGTCTTGGTTTAGGTACAAGAGTTGCTGAAACTCCATGGCCAAAATCCAAGAGAATGACTCCATGGTTAATGGCTCTTGCATTCACTTTGACTACGCCTGTTGCTGTGGCAATTGGGTTAGGTGTGCGTAATTCATGGGTTCCTGGTTCCCGTACTTCATTGATTGCCAATGGTATTTTCGACGCTATTAGTGCTGGTATTTTAATCTATACAGGTCTTGTCGAATTAATGGCACAcgaatttttatattctgGTCAATTCAAAGGAGAAAATGGATTGAAACAAATGTTGAGTGCATATTTTGTGATGTGTTGTGGTGCTGCCTTGATGGCTCTATTAGGTAAATGGGCTTGA